TTGCTACCTTTTTCAATTTTGTTTAGATTTATCATTTTTTTAACACCAGCAACAGAAGCTGCAGAAGCAGGTTCCGAAAAAACTCCTTCAAACGATGCTAATTCTTTGTAAGTTTCCAATATTTCTTGATCTGTAACAAAATTTATAAAGCCTCCCGACTCAGTAGCCGCTTCTAAAGCTTTTTCCCAATTAACGGGGTTCCCTATTCTTATTGCGGTTGCTATAGTTTCAGGATTTTTTATAACTTGATTTTTGACAATCGCAGCAGAGCCTTCGGCTTCAAAACCAATCATTTTTGGCAATTTCATTATTTTTCCAGCTTGATAATATTCTTTAAATCCTTTCCAATATGCTGTTATGTTTCCTGCATTTCCAACAGGAATTGCTAAAATATCAGGCGCTTCTCCTCCTAATTGGTCGCATACTTCAAAGGCAGCGCTTTTTTGCCCTTCTATTCTATATGGATTTAGTGAATTCACAAGTGTTATTGGATAATTGTTAGCTATTTCTCTTGTTATTTCCAACGCTTTATCAAAATTCCCTTTTATTGGAATAACAATTGCCCCGTGCATTAAAGCTTGAGTTAATTTTCCAAGAGCAATTTTCCCTTCAGGAATTATTACGGCTGTTTTTAAACCTGCTTTACTTCCATAAGCAGAGGCAGAGGCAGAGGTGTTTCCTGTAGAAGCACAAATTATAGCTCTATCTCCATTTTCAACAGCTTTAGTTATGGCTAAAGTCATTCCTCTATCTTTAAAAGAACCTGTTGGATTAGTTCCTTCGTATTTTAAATATAGTTCTACATTCAATTTATTACTCAACTTTTCCGCAAATATCAAAGGAGTATTTCCTTCTTGGAGAGTAATTATTTTTGTTCTCTCATTTACAGGCATAAACTCTTGATATGCTTTTATAATTCCCGGCCAGAATGTTAACAATTAAAATCCCTCCACTCGAATAATATTGTTAATTTCTATAACATCTTCTAATGTTTTTAACGTTTCAACAGCTTTTTTCATATATCTTTCTGCTACAGGATGAGTAAGTAAGAAGATCGGAACAACGGGTGTCAACCTATGTTTTTGTATAAC
This DNA window, taken from Petrotoga sp. 9PWA.NaAc.5.4, encodes the following:
- the thrC gene encoding threonine synthase; this translates as MLTFWPGIIKAYQEFMPVNERTKIITLQEGNTPLIFAEKLSNKLNVELYLKYEGTNPTGSFKDRGMTLAITKAVENGDRAIICASTGNTSASASAYGSKAGLKTAVIIPEGKIALGKLTQALMHGAIVIPIKGNFDKALEITREIANNYPITLVNSLNPYRIEGQKSAAFEVCDQLGGEAPDILAIPVGNAGNITAYWKGFKEYYQAGKIMKLPKMIGFEAEGSAAIVKNQVIKNPETIATAIRIGNPVNWEKALEAATESGGFINFVTDQEILETYKELASFEGVFSEPASAASVAGVKKMINLNKIEKGSKIVAVLTGHGLKDPDTAINMIKTPQAVEPELNKILKIIGF